One stretch of Arachis duranensis cultivar V14167 chromosome 1, aradu.V14167.gnm2.J7QH, whole genome shotgun sequence DNA includes these proteins:
- the LOC127741115 gene encoding uncharacterized protein LOC127741115, which translates to MTTTGITGAASRAKRAMKLTLALLGLGFNTSKCKTAAKMAVARIKLLRNKREVVVRQMRRDIAMLLHSGQDATASIRVEHVMREQNILAANEFIELFCELVVSRLSIISKQRDCPADLKEGIASLIFAAPRCSEIPELVSLKNIFEKKYGKDFVSTATDLRPSCGVNRQLIDKLSVRTPPGELKLKVLKEIAKEHQVEWDTAESEKELLKPPEELIEGPKTFVSASSFPAVITTTNVSSESNKPITSGEKGSGDMHFEDSKAAAEAAAESAKKAIAAAEVAAYMAMKDHNNEAPQPYVYNNKLDNSNNIVHQSTIEEKMYRSRSLPRSEQKKDEDYSSPTEMYGGGNDYRRHSYHPTSARHSDIKFDESDCDEEIEVEEPPSTLPPKRPPPSVPSSFLKQESSVRVHPKLPDYDELAARFDALKFKKSQS; encoded by the exons ATGACGACTACTGGGATAACAGGTGCAGCCTCACGCGCCAAAAGGGCCATGAAGCTCACGCTCGCCCTCCTTGGCTTAGGCTTCAACACCTCCAAATGCAAGACGGCGGCCAAGATGGCAGTCGCCAGAATCAAGCTCCTCCGTAACAAGCGGGAGGTTGTCGTCAGGCAGATGAGGCGCGACATTGCCATGCTCCTCCACTCCGGTCAAGATGCCACTGCTAGCATTAGA GTTGAGCATGTGATGAGAGAGCAAAATATTTTGGCTGCAAATGAGTTCATTGAGCTCTTCTGTGAATTAGTAGTTTCCAGACTCTCAATCATTTCAAAGCAAAG GGACTGTCCAGCAGATTTGAAAGAAGGAATTGCTAGTTTAATATTTGCAGCCCCAAGGTGCTCCGAAATTCCGGAACTTGTCTCACTCAAGAATATCTTTGAGAAGAAATACGGTAAGGATTTCGTATCGACAGCTACTGATCTTAGACCTAGCTGTGGCGTAAATCGTCAG TTAATCGACAAGCTCTCAGTGCGAACACCTCCCGGCGAATTAAAGTTGAAAGTATTAAAGGAAATAGCTAAAGAGCATCAAGTAGAATGGGATACTGCAGAGTCTGAAAAGGAACTTCTAAAGCCTCCAGAAGAGCTCATA GAAGGGCCAAAAACTTTTGTTAGTGCAAGCAGCTTTCCAGCAGTCATAACTACAACAAATGTGTCATCTGAATCAAACAAGCCAATTACTAG TGGTGAAAAAGGCAGTGGTGACATGCATTTTGAGGATTCTAAGGCTGCTGCTGAGGCAGCTGCTGAATCAGCTAAGAAAGCAATTGCCGCGGCCGAAGTTGCTGCTTACATGGCTATGAAAGACCATAACAATGAAGCTCCTCAACCATATGTTTACAATAACAAGTTGGATAACTCAAATAACATTGttcatcaatcaacaattgagGAGAAAATGTATAGGTCAAGGAGCTTACCGAGGTCTGAACAgaagaaagatgaagattaTTCATCGCCTACTGAAATGTATGGTGGTGGAAATGATTATAGGAGGCACAGCTACCATCCAACTTCTGCACGACATTCAGATATTAAGTTTGATGAATCCGACTGTGATGAAGAGATTGAAGTGGAAGAACCTCCTTCAACTCTGCCACCTAAGAGGCCGCCACCATCTGTTCCTTCATCTTTCCTTAAACAGGAAAGCAGTGTCCGTGTCCATCCTAAATTGCCAGATTACGATGAACTTGCGGCTCGCTTTGATGCACTGAAATTCAAGAAGTCACAGTCCTAA
- the LOC107476133 gene encoding uncharacterized protein LOC107476133, translating into MKRATMATFKHSSKYGVRSISLPTRSHPSTIQVEEELNKLKSWDSSSSSSSLSKVETICYGLLGLGKLYKCIEDLLKLPLTQQALGQHRDEKWVNEFLDCPLRFLDLLGKTRDSIMLMKSSVEDLQSSLRRRKIGNLDIEGYISSYWSLRRNIRKECTKSLLFLKQIDDGPFPPPLLDLDDNHLCALVRVLRESSLITSSIFQSLFVFLSSSILKSKPTKWAFVSRLVHKGVLISCNNNQQENVNALEKVDLSLCNLELTIMENLNKEEVGLRIQSTNRSLEALVLGIQGIEEGLECLFKHLINTRVSFLNIISP; encoded by the coding sequence ATGAAAAGGGCAACCATGGCTACCTTTAAACATTCTAGCAAATATGGTGTTAGATCTATTAGTTTACCAACTAGATCACATCCAAGCACAATTCAAGTAGAAGAAGAGCTCAACAAGCTTAAATCATGggattcatcatcatcatcatcatctttgtCAAAGGTTGAAACAATTTGCTATGGTCTATTAGGCCTTGGTAAATTGTATAAGTGCATAGAAGATCTCTTGAAATTGCCATTGACCCAACAAGCATTAGGTCAACATAGAGATGAGAAATGGGTCAATGAGTTCTTGGATTGCCCCTTAAGGTTCCTTGATCTATTGGGAAAAACAAGGGATTCCATCATGTTGATGAAATCAAGTGTTGAAGATCTTCAATCTTCGCTTAGGAGGAGAAAGATTGGAAATCTTGACATTGAAGGATACATCTCTTCATATTGGAGCCTTAGAAGAAACATTAGAAAAGAATGCACAAAAAGTTTGCTTTTTTTGAAGCAAATTGATGATGGGccatttcctcctcctcttttggaTCTTGATGATAACCATCTTTGTGCATTGGTAAGAGTTCTTAGAGAATCAAGTTTGATCACAAGCTCAATTTTCCAATCACTTTTTGTGTTCCTTTCTTCATCAATCTTGAAATCAAAGCCTACTAAATGGGCATTTGTGTCAAGATTGGTGCATAAGGGTGTTCTTATTTCTtgcaacaacaatcaacaagaGAATGTTAATGCTCTTGAAAAAGTGGATCTATCACTTTGCAACTTGGAACTTACTATTATGGAGAATTTGAACAAAGAAGAAGTGGGTTTGAGGATTCAATCTACAAATAGAAGCCTTGAAGCTTTGGTATTAGGAATTCAAGGGATTGAAGAAGGGTTAGAGTGCTTGTTTAAGCATTTGATTAATACTAGGGTGTCTTTTCTTAATATAATTTCTCCTTGa
- the LOC127747636 gene encoding uncharacterized protein LOC127747636 → MASTQHVISQNQGGDEKYFEEVLDGSMRVLDICGITRDIMLQIKENVQSLHSSLRRRKGDSSVEKSVLEYNLFTKKMKKNAKKVITNLKHMDSKFGVSPILNLGDHFGAVVRVLREVILMNLFVFQLLLSFFNMSKSKSKSKSTKWLMVAKLVHKGVIACEDNSENVNELQCVEASLSTLLIEGINNGEKMHIAHEKLEALENVLESLDNNLDSTFRNLIKTRASLLNMISQ, encoded by the coding sequence ATGGCATCAACACAACATGTGATTTCTCAAAACCAAGGTGGTGATGAGAAATATTTTGAAGAGGTCTTGGATGGTTCAATGAGGGTTTTGGACATTTGTGGCATCACAAGGGACATTATGCTACAAATTAAGGAGAATGTTCAATCCCTTCATTCTTCTCTAAGAAGACGAAAAGGAGACTCAAGTGTTGAGAAAAGTGTGCTTGAGTACAATTTATTCaccaagaagatgaagaagaatgcCAAGAAGGTAATCACAAATTTGAAGCATATGGATAGCAAATTTGGGGTGTCACCAATTTTGAATCTTGGTGACCACTTTGGTGCTGTGGTTAGGGTTCTTAGGGAAGTGATACTAATGAACTTGTTTGTGTTCCAATTACTATTGTCTTTCTTCAACATGTCAAAGTCAAAGTCAAAGTCAAAGTCAACCAAATGGTTGATGGTGGCAAAACTTGTGCACAAAGGGGTCATAGCTTGTGAAGATAACTCAGAAAATGTCAATGAGTTGCAATGTGTGGAAGCATCTCTAAGTACCCTTTTAATTGAAGGGATTAATAATGGTGAGAAGATGCATATAGCACATGAAAAGTTGGAGGCTTTGGAGAATGTTCTAGAAAGCCTTGATAATAATTTGGATAGCACATTTAGGAACTTGATTAAGACTAGAGCCTCCCTTTTGAATATGATCTCTCAATAG
- the LOC127747572 gene encoding uncharacterized protein LOC127747572 → MCSYSFIATSDQVHYHVRSISLPSRLHPLSNDIEIELKNFELLASSMNNADLLTRLVHLYNCVNEQIIVSSLSQKVLLHDQDQEKYLDKVLDMSLVFLDVCGSARELLQLAKEHAQELQSAMRRGKGQDCSSIKSQICDYFCFKKRAKREISKILKSLKKMENNHGFVNSKTHCLSSVSKVLRELSIVTILVLRRVLIFMCPQVLKKKNNVGEWLLLFSRKKRVINSNEIDVFPCTIIVKKTNGFVKDDLEIVKRRLEGVDKCVRELEAGLDCLFRCLIRHRVSLLNLLTP, encoded by the coding sequence ATGTGTTCTTATTCTTTCATAGCAACTTCAGATCAAGTTCACTACCATGTTAGATCCATTAGCTTGCCTTCTAGATTACACCCTTTATCCAATGACATCGAAATCGAGCTCAAGAATTTCGAATTATTAGCATCTTCCATGAATAATGCAGATTTATTAACAAGGCTTGTGCATTTGTACAATTGTGTGAATGAACAAATCATTGTTTCTTCACTCTCCCAAAAGGTTCTTCTCCATGATCAAGATCAAGAAAAGTACTTAGATAAAGTACTTGATATGTCACTTGTTTTTCTTGATGTTTGTGGATCGGCAAGAGAATTGTTGCAACTCGCGAAAGAACACGCGCAAGAGCTTCAATCCGCGATGCGTCGCGGAAAGGGTCAAGATTGTTCCAGCATTAAGAGTCAGATTTGTGATTACTTTTGTTTCAAGAAAAGGGCAAAGAGAGAAATCTCTAAGATCCTTAAATCATTgaagaaaatggaaaataatCATGGCTTTGTTAATAGTAAGACACATTGTTTATCAAGTGTGTCTAAAGTTCTAAGAGAACTAAGCATTGTAACcattttggtgttgagaagagtaCTAATTTTTATGTGTCCACAGGTgttgaagaaaaagaataatgttGGTGAGTGGTTATTATTGTTCTCTAGAAAAAAGAGGGTCATCAATAGTAATGAAATTGATGTGTTTCCATGCACAATAATAGTTAAGAAAACCAATGGTTTTGTTAAGGATGATTTAGAAATAGTTAAGAGAAGATTAGAGGGAGTAGATAAGTGTGTTAGAGAGTTAGAGGCAGGACTAGATTGCCTCTTTAGGTGCTTAATTAGACATAGAGTGTCACTTCTTAATCTTCTTACTccctaa